A genomic window from Sorex araneus isolate mSorAra2 chromosome 2, mSorAra2.pri, whole genome shotgun sequence includes:
- the LOC129402437 gene encoding olfactory receptor 2G3-like, whose amino-acid sequence MEQNNETDDGYLVLLGFSDQPRVEFILFVVVLVSYLLTIIGNSVIILVSLLDAKLQTPMYFFLKNLSFLDLCFTTSTVPQVLWNLKGPAKTITWTGCAIQLYVSLSLGSTECVLLTIMAFDRYVAVCKPLNYTTIMHPSFCKALAGVAWVSGIGNSLIQGTITLRLPRCGRHRLDHLVCEVPAMVKLSCINTHANEVQLFVATLVLILIPMLLILLSYGLIVQAVIKLRSVQAFRKALGTCGSHLIVVSFFFGTSSVIYIKPQKYYGYVDGKFLTLFYGVVTPTLNPLIYTLRNKDVKGAFWKLLGKNVRKTFLLRLENRKSKCNLVNSQDSIFFF is encoded by the exons atggaacaaaacaatgaaacagatgATGGATATCTTGTCTTGCTTGGATTCTCAGACCAGCCCCGAGTGGAGTTCATCCTTTTTGTGGTGGTTTTGGTCTCCTACCTTCTGACGATTATTGGGAACTCAGTCATCATCCTGGTCTCCCTCCTGGACGCAAAACTCCAGacacccatgtatttcttcctcaaaAATCTCtcctttcttgacctttgtttcaCCACTAGCACTGTCCCTCAGGTACTGTGGAATTTGAAGGGACCAGCCAAGACCATCACCTGGACTGGCTGTGCCATCCAACTCTACGTGTCCCTGTCCCTGGGTTCCACGGAATGTGTCCTCCTCACTATCATGGCATTTGATCGCTATGTAGCTGTGTGCAAACCTCTCAATTACACCACCATCATGCACCCCTCCTTCTGCAAGGCCCTAGCTGGAGTGGCATGGGTGAGTGGAATAGGAAATAGTCTCATCCAAGGCACCATCACCCTTCGGCTTCCTCGATGTGGGCGTCATCGTCTGGATCACCTCGTATGTGAAGTACCTGCCATGGTCAAGTTGTCATGTATTAACACACATGCAAACGAGGTCCAgctttttgtggccacactagtTCTCATCCTTATTCCTATGTTATTGATACTGCTCTCCTATGGCCTCATTGTGCAAGCAGTGATAAAACTTAGGTCAGTCCAAGCTTTTCGTAAGGCTCTTGGGACCTGTGGCTCTCATCTGATAGTGGTGTCCTTCTTCTTTGGGACCAGCTCGGTCATATACATCAAACCACAGAAGTACTATGGCTATGTCGACGGAAAGTTCCTTACACTCTTTTATGGAGTTGTGACTCCCACCCTCAACCCCCTCATATATACTCTCAGGAATAAGGATGTGAAGGGAGCTT tttggAAGCTTCTtggaaaaaatgtaagaaaaacgTTTTTGTTGAGACTGGAGAACAGAAAGTCAAAGTGTAATCTTGTTAACTCCCAGgactcaattttcttcttttag